A single region of the Halorussus gelatinilyticus genome encodes:
- a CDS encoding restriction endonuclease, whose amino-acid sequence MDQSEFGQFVAALWERQGWQTQVKNDDGRTFVAVQRPNGGEEGLLWAIPDGEVGGQQVQQFAKLCQQYEVSESAIVTAGTVSDHAEKVSQGSGVELLDGEGVARILKQKEWTDLAEEYGDGGANAEAETGGATSDGDGSPLDQLRAVGDRLGSKLSAALGGTSVPAKPAVAVVLVVALLAAGVLSGVSIPFLGGGGGPVSAESVSPANSTTTLSVAWNARVTDTIDPDESDGKAYPAPRGKQFVLVKMRINNTGDAKTPLKKSAFKLRTANRTYGHQPLAEHEGFIDFPISPNQRYVGWLAFAVPEGSSGTLIYDQNATGTPVTVEFTRDSSIDVNVSQR is encoded by the coding sequence ATGGACCAGTCTGAGTTCGGGCAGTTCGTTGCGGCCCTCTGGGAGCGCCAAGGCTGGCAGACGCAGGTCAAGAACGACGACGGCAGGACCTTCGTCGCGGTCCAGCGACCGAACGGCGGCGAAGAGGGCCTGTTGTGGGCGATTCCCGACGGCGAAGTCGGTGGGCAGCAGGTCCAGCAGTTCGCCAAGTTGTGCCAGCAGTACGAGGTCTCGGAGTCGGCCATCGTCACTGCGGGGACCGTCTCGGACCACGCAGAGAAGGTCTCGCAGGGGTCGGGCGTCGAACTCCTCGACGGCGAGGGCGTCGCCCGCATCCTGAAGCAAAAAGAGTGGACCGACCTCGCCGAGGAGTACGGCGACGGCGGTGCGAACGCCGAAGCGGAAACCGGCGGTGCGACGAGCGACGGCGACGGGTCGCCGCTCGACCAGTTGCGGGCGGTCGGCGACCGACTCGGGTCGAAACTCTCGGCCGCGCTCGGCGGCACCTCCGTCCCGGCGAAACCCGCCGTCGCGGTCGTCCTCGTTGTCGCGCTACTGGCCGCCGGCGTCCTCTCGGGCGTCTCGATTCCGTTCCTCGGCGGCGGTGGCGGCCCGGTCTCCGCCGAGTCGGTCTCGCCGGCGAACAGTACGACGACGCTCAGCGTCGCGTGGAACGCCCGCGTCACCGACACCATCGACCCCGACGAGAGCGACGGGAAGGCGTACCCCGCACCGCGGGGCAAGCAGTTCGTCCTCGTCAAGATGCGCATCAACAACACCGGCGACGCGAAGACCCCACTGAAGAAGTCGGCGTTCAAGCTCCGGACCGCCAACCGGACATACGGTCACCAACCGCTGGCCGAACACGAGGGCTTCATCGACTTCCCCATCTCGCCGAACCAGCGCTACGTCGGCTGGTTGGCGTTCGCGGTGCCCGAGGGGTCGTCCGGGACGCTGATATACGACCAGAACGCGACCGGCACCCCCGTCACCGTGGAGTTCACCCGCGATTCGAGCATCGACGTGAACGTCTCTCAGCGGTGA
- a CDS encoding DCC1-like thiol-disulfide oxidoreductase family protein yields MSDATLVYDDDCGFCTWWADFFERRSDLEVVGFSELTDDQRTRLPDDYETCSHLLADGEVYSCGESLEQALVRSDVADELGPLVGFLRNFADYEELRESAYRAVADHRGELGSVVSKTPPARDAEREN; encoded by the coding sequence ATGAGTGACGCGACGCTCGTCTACGACGACGACTGCGGGTTCTGCACGTGGTGGGCCGACTTCTTCGAACGGCGCTCGGACCTCGAGGTCGTCGGGTTCTCGGAACTGACCGACGACCAGCGCACGCGCCTGCCCGACGACTACGAGACGTGTTCGCACCTGCTGGCCGACGGCGAGGTCTACTCCTGCGGCGAGTCGCTGGAACAAGCGCTGGTGCGGTCGGACGTCGCCGACGAACTCGGCCCGTTGGTCGGATTCCTCCGGAACTTCGCAGACTACGAGGAGTTGCGCGAGTCGGCGTATCGGGCGGTCGCGGACCACCGGGGCGAACTGGGGTCGGTGGTGTCGAAGACGCCGCCCGCGAGGGACGCCGAGCGCGAGAACTGA
- a CDS encoding transcription factor S has translation MQFCDECGSMMKSMGSKMVCANDDCQGTTDKDEEVAAEFVSTEEQSGDEVIETSEDANFEGKPTADDVTCEECGHGKAWYTIKQTGAADEPPTRFFKCQECGHRWREYS, from the coding sequence ATGCAATTCTGCGACGAATGCGGCTCCATGATGAAGTCGATGGGGTCGAAGATGGTCTGTGCGAACGACGACTGTCAGGGCACCACCGACAAGGACGAGGAGGTGGCCGCCGAGTTCGTCTCGACCGAGGAGCAGAGCGGCGACGAGGTCATCGAGACCTCCGAGGACGCCAACTTCGAGGGGAAGCCGACCGCCGACGACGTGACCTGCGAGGAGTGCGGCCACGGCAAGGCGTGGTACACCATCAAGCAGACCGGCGCGGCCGACGAACCGCCGACGCGCTTCTTCAAGTGCCAGGAGTGCGGCCACCGCTGGCGCGAGTACAGCTAA
- a CDS encoding MBL fold metallo-hydrolase, translating to MATATQLEAEPGTEAGVWWLDLGGVNAYLADDDGDLVLVDAGTPRDAADLRDGIREAGYRVSDVARVLVTHYDVDHVGGLSKLGLDAPVYVGRADAEILAGQRKPSARNHKGLLQRVTNPLVSVPDLSIRPVEDGDEIGSFTAYHTPGHSPGHTVYVADSPSVAFLGDLVREADGRLEASPWVTSYDTDEVARSIRQLADDAPDFEMAAMGHGTPIMRRGSERLRELADRL from the coding sequence ATGGCGACTGCGACCCAACTCGAAGCCGAACCCGGCACCGAAGCGGGCGTCTGGTGGCTCGACCTCGGCGGCGTCAACGCCTACCTCGCCGACGACGACGGCGACCTCGTGCTGGTGGACGCCGGCACGCCGCGGGACGCCGCCGACTTGCGCGACGGCATCCGCGAGGCGGGCTATCGGGTCTCGGACGTCGCCCGCGTCCTCGTCACCCACTACGACGTAGACCACGTCGGCGGACTCTCGAAACTCGGACTGGACGCGCCCGTCTACGTCGGTCGCGCGGACGCCGAGATACTGGCGGGACAGCGCAAGCCGAGCGCTCGCAACCACAAGGGTTTGCTCCAGCGCGTGACGAACCCCCTCGTCTCGGTTCCCGACCTCTCCATCCGACCGGTCGAGGACGGCGACGAAATCGGGAGTTTCACCGCGTACCACACGCCGGGCCACTCGCCGGGCCACACCGTCTACGTCGCCGACTCGCCGAGCGTGGCGTTCCTCGGCGACCTCGTGCGCGAGGCCGACGGTAGACTGGAGGCCTCGCCGTGGGTCACGAGCTACGACACCGACGAGGTTGCCCGGAGCATCCGACAGTTGGCCGACGACGCGCCCGACTTCGAGATGGCCGCGATGGGCCACGGGACGCCCATCATGCGCCGCGGGAGCGAGCGACTCCGGGAGTTGGCCGACCGGCTGTAA
- a CDS encoding DedA family protein — protein MFQHLGETALRLVEQYGYLAVALFTFLEASMLFPLLPSEVVVPGAAALLVGGPVTFALFVAAVVVGTTVGSLFAYHVFGERGRSALASHGGWLRVSEDRLERATAWFRRWGEHSVLWGRLLPILRSLVSVPAGLSGMARWKFTLYSAVGSLAFAVVVATAVETGLNLIGIA, from the coding sequence GTGTTCCAGCATCTCGGGGAGACGGCGCTCCGGCTGGTCGAGCAGTACGGCTACCTCGCGGTCGCGCTGTTCACGTTTCTGGAGGCGTCGATGCTGTTCCCGCTGTTGCCGAGCGAGGTAGTCGTGCCCGGCGCGGCCGCGCTCCTCGTCGGCGGGCCGGTGACGTTCGCGCTGTTCGTCGCCGCGGTGGTCGTCGGCACGACGGTCGGGAGCCTGTTCGCGTACCACGTCTTCGGCGAGCGCGGGCGCTCGGCGCTGGCGTCCCACGGCGGGTGGCTCCGGGTCTCGGAGGACCGACTGGAGCGGGCGACCGCGTGGTTCCGACGCTGGGGCGAGCATTCGGTCCTCTGGGGCCGCCTGCTCCCGATTCTGCGGTCGCTGGTCTCGGTTCCGGCGGGTCTCTCGGGGATGGCGCGCTGGAAGTTCACGCTCTACTCGGCGGTCGGCTCGCTCGCGTTCGCGGTGGTCGTGGCGACGGCCGTCGAAACGGGATTGAATCTAATCGGCATCGCGTGA
- a CDS encoding RAD55 family ATPase produces MPVSTGSDVLDRILDGGFPENRSILVSGGPGVGKSTLAMQFLQQGLDEGEECLYVSTEQTAGELRSAFEGFDFELDHPNLTLIHVHARTGRTLEEGEQNLTMQTSTDEEVLGEGYSAPFEMQYIEEYLSRFGPCDRVVFDSTASLAGIESDSHFFQRAILDLVRLFTDDFGATSLLTAESSVHGSGDESSDRPAPHAVLEFSTHGVVRLRRNQIEGNPRRFLRVLKMRGIDHDTREYELGIDESGVFLTPQNRTHDLGAGSDEVLSTGFEGLDVISGGITKGSGALFEHDGRAFVDGLVVGMAASALDAGMGIWLVPSPSLTPDRFESMLPLDSDIRDLLDSNALFVLDSFNAWNAYGDHRNVYTVSSSGLLSRLVAKSRTLSMNFVKRVLADITERRDLPVMALVYTEALLRWFEPSQVREIYYWAREDIAFDDDTAMYIHNPDTMGTNLAEFFVYDAQHMFRTWKHENGIQYVQVEKSISETTKSMGIVDHVDEAPYVRVVRSTK; encoded by the coding sequence ATGCCAGTCTCTACGGGGAGCGACGTGTTGGACCGAATCCTCGACGGTGGGTTTCCGGAGAACCGTTCGATTCTGGTCTCCGGCGGGCCGGGAGTCGGCAAGAGTACGCTCGCCATGCAGTTCCTCCAGCAGGGACTGGACGAGGGCGAGGAGTGTCTCTACGTCTCGACCGAGCAGACCGCCGGCGAGTTGCGCTCGGCGTTCGAGGGGTTCGACTTCGAGTTGGACCACCCGAACCTGACGCTCATCCACGTCCACGCGCGGACCGGCCGGACCCTCGAAGAGGGCGAACAGAACCTGACGATGCAGACGTCGACCGACGAGGAGGTGTTGGGCGAGGGCTACTCGGCCCCCTTCGAGATGCAGTACATCGAGGAGTACCTCTCGCGGTTCGGGCCCTGCGACCGCGTGGTGTTCGACAGCACGGCGAGTCTCGCTGGCATCGAGAGCGACTCCCACTTCTTCCAGCGGGCGATTCTCGACCTCGTGCGCCTGTTCACCGACGACTTCGGCGCGACCTCGCTGCTGACGGCCGAGTCGAGCGTCCACGGGTCCGGCGACGAGTCGAGCGACCGTCCCGCGCCCCACGCGGTCCTGGAGTTCTCGACCCACGGCGTCGTTCGACTCCGCCGGAATCAGATCGAGGGCAACCCCCGGCGGTTCCTCCGGGTCCTCAAGATGCGGGGCATCGACCACGATACCCGCGAGTACGAACTCGGCATCGACGAGAGCGGCGTGTTCCTCACGCCCCAGAACCGGACCCACGACCTCGGTGCCGGCAGCGACGAGGTGCTGTCCACCGGCTTCGAAGGACTCGACGTCATCAGCGGCGGCATCACCAAAGGCAGCGGTGCCCTCTTCGAACACGACGGGCGCGCCTTCGTGGACGGACTCGTGGTCGGCATGGCCGCCAGCGCGCTCGACGCCGGGATGGGCATCTGGCTCGTCCCCTCGCCGTCACTGACGCCCGACCGCTTCGAGTCGATGCTCCCGCTCGATTCGGACATCCGCGACCTGCTGGACTCGAACGCGCTGTTCGTCCTCGACTCGTTCAACGCGTGGAACGCCTACGGCGACCACCGGAACGTCTACACCGTCTCGTCGAGCGGACTGCTCAGCCGACTGGTCGCCAAGAGCAGGACGCTATCGATGAACTTCGTCAAGCGCGTGCTGGCCGACATCACCGAGCGGCGCGACCTGCCCGTGATGGCGCTGGTTTACACCGAGGCGCTCCTCCGGTGGTTCGAACCCTCGCAGGTCCGAGAAATTTACTACTGGGCGCGCGAGGACATCGCGTTCGACGACGACACCGCGATGTACATCCACAACCCCGACACGATGGGGACCAACCTCGCGGAGTTCTTCGTCTACGACGCCCAGCACATGTTCCGGACGTGGAAACACGAGAACGGCATCCAGTACGTGCAGGTCGAGAAGTCCATCTCCGAGACCACGAAGTCGATGGGCATCGTGGACCACGTGGACGAAGCGCCCTACGTCCGGGTCGTGCGGTCCACGAAGTAG
- a CDS encoding HAD family hydrolase yields the protein MSDDSALADDAALADDAAFAEDSALADAEGVLFDLDGTLVEYERSPGQLLALAFESAGVEPFFDVAEYFDRFEDHLAPGVSIAEGRANCFAAIAADRGLDPERGRAVAEAFRAERDHARVECLPGATAALDALAADHALGVVTNGPPEMQATKLESAGLAERFEAVVFAGHDAAAKPDPEPFEVALSELGVERDRAVHVGNSLSSDVAGAHAAGLRSVWVPTADDRTPSPDPEPHHSLSSLREWARSD from the coding sequence ATGTCCGACGACAGTGCGCTCGCAGACGACGCCGCGCTCGCCGATGACGCTGCATTCGCCGAGGATTCCGCGCTCGCCGACGCGGAGGGCGTCCTGTTCGACCTCGACGGGACCCTCGTGGAGTACGAACGGTCGCCCGGCCAACTGCTCGCGCTCGCCTTCGAGTCGGCGGGCGTCGAACCGTTCTTCGACGTCGCGGAGTACTTCGACCGATTCGAGGACCACCTCGCGCCCGGCGTCTCCATCGCGGAGGGGCGCGCGAACTGCTTCGCCGCCATCGCCGCGGACCGGGGCTTGGACCCCGAGCGCGGCCGGGCGGTCGCCGAGGCCTTCCGGGCGGAACGCGACCACGCTCGCGTCGAGTGCCTGCCCGGCGCGACCGCAGCGCTAGACGCGCTCGCGGCCGACCACGCGCTCGGCGTCGTGACCAACGGCCCGCCCGAGATGCAGGCCACGAAGCTGGAGTCGGCCGGTCTCGCGGAACGCTTCGAGGCGGTCGTCTTCGCGGGCCACGACGCGGCCGCCAAGCCCGACCCGGAACCCTTCGAGGTCGCGCTCTCGGAGTTGGGCGTCGAGCGCGACCGCGCGGTCCACGTCGGCAACTCCCTGTCGTCGGACGTGGCGGGTGCCCACGCCGCGGGCCTGCGGTCGGTCTGGGTTCCCACGGCGGACGACCGAACGCCGAGTCCCGACCCGGAGCCACACCACTCGCTGTCGTCGCTGCGGGAGTGGGCGCGCTCGGACTGA
- a CDS encoding GTPBP1 family GTP-binding protein yields the protein MCPNRAALQQALERGEQEGGSVEFKERLTRELHLADGRMESLAAQLRHRVLSGDGEATYVVGVTDDGGIAGISHDDFSESMDVLSLLAEEAGAHIEDVQTWGITDGTVTTEGEAEGLVGVATVREGAMLDTDSEHIVVGTAGHVDHGKSTLVGSLVTGQPDDGEGGTRGFLDVQPHEVERGLSADLSYAVYGFDGEGPVRMDNPHRKTDRARVVEESDKLVSFVDTVGHEPWLRTTIRGLVGQKLDYGLLTVAADDGPTKTTREHLGVLLATELPTVVAITKADAVTDERVAEVEREVERLLRDVDKTPLLVGRHGVDAAVEEISENVVPVLTTSAVTMEGLDALDELFERLPKTTAQSGPFRMYIDRTYSVTGVGAVASGTIMSGEVEAGDELLLGPMADGSFREVEVRSIEMHYHRVDEAKAGRIVGIALKGVREADIERGMVLLPADADPEPVREFEAEVVVLNHPTRIDDGYEPVVHLETISEAATFHPEGGQLLPGDSGSTTVRFKFRPYLVEEGQRFVFREGQSKGVGTVTDVNPGDDSKADPDADSGETE from the coding sequence ATGTGCCCGAACAGGGCCGCGTTGCAGCAGGCCCTCGAACGCGGCGAACAGGAGGGCGGCAGCGTCGAGTTCAAAGAGCGACTCACTCGGGAACTGCACCTCGCCGACGGCCGGATGGAGAGTCTGGCGGCCCAACTCCGCCACCGGGTCCTCTCCGGCGACGGCGAAGCGACCTACGTCGTGGGCGTGACCGACGACGGCGGCATCGCGGGAATCAGCCACGACGATTTCTCGGAGTCGATGGACGTACTGAGCCTGCTCGCGGAGGAGGCCGGCGCGCACATCGAGGACGTCCAGACGTGGGGCATCACCGACGGGACCGTCACCACGGAGGGCGAGGCCGAGGGACTCGTCGGCGTCGCCACGGTCCGGGAGGGCGCGATGCTCGACACCGACAGCGAACACATCGTCGTCGGGACCGCGGGCCACGTGGACCACGGCAAGTCCACGCTGGTCGGGTCGCTCGTGACCGGGCAACCCGACGACGGCGAGGGCGGCACGCGGGGGTTCCTCGACGTGCAACCCCACGAGGTCGAGCGCGGTCTCTCGGCGGACCTCTCGTACGCCGTCTACGGCTTCGACGGCGAGGGACCGGTCCGGATGGACAACCCCCACCGGAAGACCGACCGCGCTCGCGTGGTCGAGGAGTCCGACAAACTGGTCTCGTTCGTGGACACCGTGGGCCACGAGCCGTGGCTCCGGACCACGATTCGAGGGCTGGTCGGCCAGAAACTCGACTACGGCCTGCTGACCGTGGCCGCCGACGACGGGCCGACGAAGACGACCCGCGAGCATCTCGGCGTCCTGCTCGCCACCGAACTCCCGACCGTCGTCGCCATCACGAAGGCCGACGCCGTGACCGACGAGCGCGTCGCCGAAGTCGAGCGCGAGGTCGAGCGCCTGCTCCGGGACGTGGACAAGACCCCCCTGCTGGTGGGCCGCCACGGCGTGGACGCCGCCGTCGAGGAGATAAGCGAGAACGTCGTCCCGGTGCTGACGACCAGCGCGGTCACGATGGAGGGACTGGACGCGCTGGACGAACTGTTCGAGCGCCTGCCCAAGACGACCGCCCAGTCCGGACCCTTCCGGATGTACATCGACCGGACCTACTCGGTGACCGGGGTCGGCGCGGTCGCCTCCGGCACCATCATGTCCGGCGAGGTCGAGGCGGGCGACGAACTCCTGCTCGGCCCGATGGCCGACGGGTCGTTCCGCGAGGTCGAAGTCCGGTCCATCGAGATGCACTACCACCGCGTGGACGAGGCCAAGGCGGGCCGCATCGTCGGCATCGCGCTGAAGGGCGTCCGCGAGGCGGACATCGAGCGCGGGATGGTCCTCCTGCCGGCGGACGCCGACCCCGAACCGGTCCGGGAGTTCGAGGCCGAGGTCGTCGTCCTCAACCACCCGACCAGAATCGACGACGGCTACGAACCGGTCGTCCACCTCGAAACCATCAGCGAGGCCGCGACGTTCCACCCCGAGGGCGGCCAGCTCCTGCCGGGCGACTCGGGTTCGACGACGGTCCGGTTCAAGTTCCGGCCCTACCTCGTGGAGGAGGGCCAGCGCTTCGTCTTCCGCGAGGGCCAGAGCAAGGGCGTCGGCACCGTGACCGACGTGAACCCCGGTGACGACTCGAAGGCAGACCCGGACGCCGACTCCGGCGAGACCGAGTAG
- a CDS encoding cupin domain-containing protein, with amino-acid sequence MGLDRYPDLDPEQGQVLDTELAVTDDVLVKAFALGPGAELSPHDHADATNVFHVLEGTVTVIQGDTEETVEAPGVVLHERGEVHGARNDTDERAVLTASLCPLPS; translated from the coding sequence ATGGGACTCGACCGCTATCCCGACCTCGACCCCGAGCAGGGACAGGTCCTCGATACGGAACTGGCCGTGACCGACGACGTACTCGTGAAGGCGTTCGCGCTCGGCCCCGGCGCGGAGCTGTCGCCCCACGACCACGCCGACGCGACCAACGTCTTCCACGTCCTCGAAGGCACGGTGACGGTGATTCAGGGCGACACCGAGGAGACCGTCGAGGCCCCCGGCGTCGTCCTCCACGAGCGCGGCGAAGTCCACGGCGCACGCAACGACACCGACGAGCGCGCGGTACTGACCGCGAGTCTCTGCCCGCTCCCGTCCTAA
- a CDS encoding phosphate-starvation-inducible PsiE family protein encodes MDRLEATRVTNWLEGSVTFLQTVIAAFLVVLLLLGVVNLGITIVASLTMFGATESSGVVSLIRSAIDIVLYLFVVVELYKTVVAYVEAQSVVIAVIHAGLIAVVRQIIIFKPDEYSPTEAITIAGVYALLLGALLLGFFAVHRQAGSGGELE; translated from the coding sequence ATGGACCGGTTGGAAGCAACGCGCGTCACGAACTGGCTGGAGGGGTCGGTGACGTTCCTCCAGACGGTCATCGCGGCGTTTCTGGTCGTCTTGCTCCTGTTGGGCGTAGTCAACCTCGGCATCACCATCGTCGCGTCGCTGACGATGTTCGGCGCGACCGAGTCCTCCGGCGTCGTCTCGCTCATCCGGTCGGCCATCGACATCGTGCTCTACCTGTTCGTCGTCGTGGAACTCTACAAGACCGTCGTGGCCTACGTCGAGGCACAGAGCGTCGTCATCGCGGTCATTCACGCGGGCCTCATCGCCGTCGTCCGCCAGATAATCATCTTCAAGCCCGACGAGTACTCCCCGACGGAGGCCATCACCATCGCCGGCGTTTACGCGCTGTTGCTCGGCGCGTTGCTCTTGGGCTTCTTCGCGGTCCACCGCCAAGCCGGGAGCGGCGGAGAACTAGAGTAA
- the ppc gene encoding phosphoenolpyruvate carboxylase — protein sequence MQLHARDVRRDVRELGALLGDVLEAQTSAEAFEIVESVRTEAIDYRRGDAESRDDLRADLADLPPERAGVVARAFATYFELINLAEERERVRAVREGSQEGTLADSAAEAAEILADEGADSAEVQQVLDDVLVEPTFTAHPTEARRKTVKAKLRSVAEAIETLDERRLTDREAELVERDLEAEVTSLWQTPQVRERRPEVTDEALNVQWYLENTLFDVVGDAYDELERALGEEFEDVEVPKLFEFRSWAGSDRDGNPYVTPDVTAETLERQREVVVSRYREECKRLSGVLSQDDRSAAVADDLRERLEADRERLPGVAEEARERYPDEPYRQKLRLMRERLDRVGDVRPGGYDDADELLADVDALAESLRENGAETVAEARVDPLRRRVATFGLSLASLDLRDHQQNHTEAVTEALAREGIDYGAMDEDERVETLTEAILQDEPILDLTDGEGLSDTSERVLTLFDRTADWQREYGTEAIDTYCISMTEEPSHVLEVLFLADQAGVVDLPGHSGLDVVPLLETESALSGARRIMGTLFENEAYAAAVEARGGTQEIMLGYSDSNKENGFLAANWSLYRNQKRLADICDDHDVRLRLFHGRGGSISRGGGPMNDALLALPNETVTGAVKFTEQGEAIAEKYANPKIAERNLEQMLNAQIRARHEAVREPVEAVPDEWDEAMETAADAAREAYRNLLETEGFVSYFEDATPIEVIEELNLGSRPASRSGERTVEDLRAIPWVFSWTQARCILPGWYSLAAGLDAYLDGEAQGASDASGETASGGDVETLREMYDEWPFFRTMVDNAALALARTDLDIAAEYANLAPADRREQFFPRIESEYERAVELVTGIAERDGLLTREWLEESLERRNPYVDPLNLLQTKLLAQSHLTPEEERTLRLTVKGIAAGMKNTG from the coding sequence ATGCAACTCCACGCCAGAGACGTGCGTCGGGACGTCCGGGAACTCGGCGCGCTTCTCGGAGACGTACTCGAAGCCCAGACCTCCGCGGAGGCGTTCGAGATAGTCGAATCCGTCCGGACCGAGGCCATCGACTATCGACGCGGCGACGCCGAGAGCCGCGACGACCTGCGCGCGGACCTCGCCGACCTGCCGCCCGAGCGCGCCGGGGTCGTGGCGCGCGCGTTCGCCACCTACTTCGAACTCATCAACCTCGCCGAGGAGCGCGAGCGCGTCCGGGCCGTCCGCGAGGGGAGCCAAGAGGGCACCCTCGCCGACAGCGCGGCCGAGGCCGCCGAGATACTCGCCGACGAGGGGGCCGACTCGGCGGAGGTCCAGCAGGTCTTGGACGACGTGCTGGTCGAACCGACCTTCACTGCCCACCCGACCGAGGCCCGCCGGAAGACGGTGAAGGCGAAGCTCCGGTCGGTCGCCGAGGCCATCGAAACGCTGGACGAGCGCAGGCTGACCGACCGCGAAGCGGAACTTGTCGAGCGCGACCTCGAAGCCGAGGTGACGAGCCTCTGGCAGACCCCGCAGGTCCGCGAGCGCAGGCCGGAGGTCACCGACGAGGCACTGAACGTCCAGTGGTACCTCGAAAACACGCTGTTCGACGTGGTGGGCGACGCCTACGACGAACTGGAGCGCGCGCTCGGCGAGGAGTTCGAGGACGTCGAGGTGCCGAAGCTCTTCGAGTTCCGGTCGTGGGCCGGGAGCGACCGGGACGGCAACCCCTACGTCACGCCGGACGTGACCGCCGAGACGCTCGAACGCCAGCGCGAGGTCGTCGTCTCGCGCTACCGCGAGGAGTGCAAGCGCCTCTCGGGCGTCCTGAGCCAAGACGACCGGAGCGCCGCGGTCGCCGACGATTTGCGAGAGCGACTGGAGGCGGACCGCGAGCGCCTGCCGGGCGTCGCCGAGGAAGCCCGCGAGCGCTACCCCGACGAACCCTACCGCCAGAAGCTGCGGCTGATGCGCGAGCGCCTCGACCGCGTGGGCGACGTGCGCCCCGGCGGCTACGACGACGCCGACGAACTGCTGGCCGACGTGGACGCCTTAGCCGAGAGCCTGCGCGAGAACGGCGCGGAGACGGTCGCGGAGGCCCGCGTGGACCCGCTCCGGCGGCGCGTCGCCACCTTCGGGCTCTCGCTGGCGAGCCTCGACCTGCGCGACCACCAGCAGAACCACACCGAAGCCGTCACCGAGGCGCTGGCCCGCGAGGGCATCGACTACGGCGCGATGGACGAAGACGAGCGCGTCGAGACCCTGACCGAGGCCATCCTGCAGGACGAGCCGATACTCGACCTGACCGACGGCGAGGGCCTCTCGGACACGTCCGAGCGCGTCCTCACGCTCTTCGACCGCACCGCCGACTGGCAGCGCGAGTACGGCACCGAAGCCATCGACACCTACTGCATCAGCATGACCGAGGAGCCGAGCCACGTCCTCGAAGTCCTCTTCCTCGCCGACCAAGCCGGCGTCGTGGACCTGCCGGGCCACTCGGGACTCGACGTGGTGCCCCTGCTCGAAACCGAGTCGGCGCTCTCGGGCGCCCGGCGCATCATGGGCACGCTCTTCGAGAACGAGGCGTACGCCGCCGCCGTCGAGGCCCGCGGGGGAACGCAGGAAATCATGCTGGGCTACTCCGACTCGAACAAGGAGAACGGCTTCCTCGCGGCCAACTGGAGCCTCTACCGCAACCAGAAGCGCCTCGCGGACATCTGCGACGACCACGACGTGCGCCTGCGCCTGTTCCACGGCCGCGGCGGGTCCATCTCGCGGGGCGGCGGCCCGATGAACGACGCCCTACTCGCGCTCCCGAACGAGACGGTCACGGGCGCGGTCAAGTTCACCGAGCAGGGCGAGGCCATCGCCGAGAAGTACGCCAACCCCAAAATCGCCGAGCGGAACCTCGAACAGATGCTCAACGCCCAGATTCGGGCGCGTCACGAGGCCGTCCGCGAACCCGTCGAGGCGGTCCCCGACGAGTGGGACGAGGCGATGGAGACCGCCGCCGACGCCGCCCGCGAGGCGTACCGCAATCTGCTGGAGACCGAGGGGTTCGTCTCCTACTTCGAGGACGCGACCCCCATCGAGGTCATCGAGGAGCTGAATCTCGGGTCGCGTCCGGCCTCGCGGTCGGGCGAGCGCACGGTCGAGGACCTGCGGGCGATTCCGTGGGTGTTCTCGTGGACCCAAGCCCGGTGCATCCTGCCGGGGTGGTACTCGCTGGCCGCCGGGCTGGACGCGTACCTCGACGGCGAGGCGCAGGGCGCCTCGGATGCGAGCGGTGAAACCGCGAGCGGCGGCGACGTGGAGACTCTCCGCGAGATGTACGACGAGTGGCCGTTCTTCCGGACGATGGTGGACAACGCCGCCTTGGCGCTCGCCCGGACCGACCTCGACATCGCCGCGGAGTACGCCAACCTCGCGCCCGCCGACCGCCGCGAGCAGTTCTTCCCCCGAATCGAGTCGGAGTACGAGCGCGCGGTCGAACTCGTCACGGGAATCGCCGAGCGCGACGGCCTGCTGACCCGCGAGTGGTTGGAGGAGAGTCTGGAGCGCCGGAACCCCTACGTGGACCCGCTGAACCTGCTCCAGACGAAACTGCTCGCCCAGTCGCACCTGACCCCTGAGGAGGAGCGCACCCTCCGGTTGACGGTGAAGGGCATCGCGGCCGGGATGAAGAACACGGGGTAG